In Etheostoma spectabile isolate EspeVRDwgs_2016 unplaced genomic scaffold, UIUC_Espe_1.0 scaffold00007352, whole genome shotgun sequence, the DNA window caactatagacctatatccaaccttgatccagatgttttagccaactatagacctatatccaaccttgatccagatgttttagccaactatagacctatatccgaccttgatccagatgttttagccaactatagacctatatccaaccttccatttctctctaagattcttgagaaagcagtcgccaaacagctgtgtgactttctgcatagcaacgacttatttgaggattttcagtcaggatttagagttcatcatagtaCAGAGACGGCACTTGTGAAagttactaatgacctcctaattgcatcagacgaaggacttatctctgtacttgtgttattagatctaagcgctgcatttgataccattgaccattatatcttattacagagattggaacatttaattggcattaaagggaccactctaagctggtttaagtcttatttatcagatcgatctcagttcgTTCATGTTAatgatgaatcctctgtgcacgccaaggttagtcatggagtccacaaggatctgtgctcggtccactCCTGTTcacttatatatgcttcctttaggcaatattatcaggaagcactccataaactttcattgttatgcagatgatactcagttatatgtcgatcaagccggatgaaactaatcagttagctaaacttcaaacgtgccttcaggatattaaaacctggatgacctgtaattttctaatgttaaactcagataaaacggaagtcattgctctgggacccaagcacctccgtgacgcattatccaaagatatagttactctggatggcattacctggcctccagcaccaccctggcctccagcaccaccctggcctccagcatcaccctggcctccagcatcaccctggcctccagcaccaccctggcctccagcaccaccctggcctccagcaccactgtgacgaatcttggagttatctttgatcaggacatgtcctttaattcccacttaaagcaaatttcaaggatcgccttttttcacctacgtaatattgcaaaaatcaggaatatcctgtctaaaaatgatgcagaaaaactagtccatgcatttgttacttctaggctggattactgcaattctctgttatcaggctgctcggaaaaatccataaagactctacagctgatccagaatgctgcggcacgtgttctgacaggaaccaggaaaagagaccacatctctcctgttttagcttctctgcattggcttcctgtaaaatctagaatagaatttaaaatccttcttctcacctacaaagctcttcatggtcaggctccatcttatcttaaagagctcatagtaccttacaaccctgcgagagcactacgctcccagaatgcagggttactggtggttcctagagtctctaaaagtagaacgggagccagagcgttcagctatcaggctcctctcctgtggaaccaggttccggtctgggtccagggaccagagcgttcagctatcaggctcctctcctgtggaaccaggttccggtctgggtccagggaccagagcgttcagctatcaggctcctctcctgtggaaccaggttccggtctgggtccagggaccagagcgttcagctatcaggctccctttcctgtggaaccaggttccggtctgggtccagggaccagagcgttcagctatcaggctcctctcctgtggaaccaggttccagtttgggtccgggaggcagacacgtctccacatttaagagtaggcttaagactttcctatttgataaagcttataggtagggcatagaatcaaatattgttagggagtagtagttagtcacatagttttcagatttatctatcatataatcaagaatataatagaactaaagggagacttggcatacagcccgatccggttgggagagttctagctgatgtgatccggttggggggagttctagcccggccgggctggagctctctttacctcgtctctcttggttttgctgtaatagttttagacagctggggacttattttgatacactgatctcctctctcctctatctttccatcttttcatttatgtgcatccatgtcccagaaatgcctgttactaacctagttactaacctagttactaacctagttactatcctagttactaacctagttactaacctagttactaacctagttactaacctagctctggggagtccttatgttcttttttttccccagcatgttccctcggatcagagaaGCTCCAAAATCATGGAAGCAGCTGTCGCAATTCTcctgctacacgttctgcggtaccaggttcatctgctacactgcagtgccctgctacgtcctgcaacatCCTGcagcgtcctgctacgtcctgctacgtcctgctacgtcctgctacatcctgctacgtcctgcaacgtcctgctacgtcctgctacgtcctgcaacgtcctgctacgtcctgctacgtcctgctacgtcctgcaacgtcctgctacgtcctgcaacgtcctgcaacgtccttctacgtcctgctgtgtcctgctacgtcctgctacgtcctgctgtgccttctaatgccgcacagcgtcctgctatgccatgaactactacaaagaactgctacaaactactaactttctatttttgttattgccactcttcattaaccccaaccggcccgtcagacaccgtctaccaagtttttcctctccactgtggccctgttgctgctctggaggaaactactagaactgttgggtccttgtaaattctggagtgtggtctagacctggtctatctgtaaagggtcttgagataactcttgttatgaattgatactataaataaaattaaattgaaattgaaagtgAATGCGACTGCCCGAGCCTACCTTTAGTCTCCATTCAATTGCGTAGTCATCGGACGCGTGGGAGGCTAATGGGATCCGAacacacctaaccctaaccccctgaccctaacccctgacccttaCCTCGTTACCCCGTTACCTTGTGTACTAAGTCAATGTGCTTTATCTGTTGTCAGGTCGTTGTCATGGCGCGAGCCGGTCTCTGAGTCTCTCCCTTGTAGTTTTGTTCCTGGGGTTTTTAGATATTCCTTTTGCTAGTTTTACCTTCTTACTtcaggacagttttttttttgtagcttaaTTTAATCAACCTTTGAAATTCATGTTGCTTCCTTGTTTAAACTTTGCTTTTTTGGGTCCAAGCCTTCAAAATCCTGACAGGGAAACAgctatttcatatatttttttacctgTATCGTTTATTTCATATCCTtctttaatatatttatgtctgtgtgttcaccAACCACCAAATGCTACTTAGTTGGTACTTCCTCACAGTGTACATGTTAACACCATCTTCCTTCTAGCTTTTACACTGATGGGTATAGATGAAGAGTGCTCTTTTTAAATGAATCTTTGTGTTTAATTTGCAGCAGTGGAGATCATCAgtcttgtttcctgttgtcattCCTTCAGTCGACAGAAACATGAATAATGAAACCATACATCAGTCTGTTTCAGACATGCTAGAAATTACAATCTTAACCCAGACTTGCTGAAGCTGATTGGATCTGTGCTGTAAACACAACGGTAGTCTTTAAAAATACTCacgtaaacatttaaaaacatctgtGCAATAGTAGGTTGTAAACACATTGGCAGACCTTATTATATCCATAAAGTATATTTTAAAAGACGGGTGAAAGTCCCAGCAGGCGGCGCGCCAAGGCAGCCTCCTATATCCCAGTGCAATGATCGGCCTCTAGAGGGCCTGTATTATCTAAGTATTATTAATTATTCAACGAGAGTATTGTCTGTCCTACTTACTGTTACACTGAGACGAAGCAAAGATTAAAGAGGAAACTAGAAGTAGATCATTTGTAGCTTTCTGCTGTTATGAATCTATCTTTAATCTTCCTTGAAGTGGTGTGCATGAACTGAAATATGCTGTTGAATGATGTTCATGTATGGCCATCAGTAATCAGATTACTGCCTTTCCATCCTACTGCCATTTTGGACTGATTGTCTcaatttttaaactgaaaattcTGTTCAGCAATCTGGAAAAACATCCCTGTtgatacaaaatgaaaaagtcagTGCAGTATTATAAAAAGTGTAAAGGCAGTTTCAGGATGAAAAAAGAGTAATCTCATTACtaaccaggtgtgtgtgtgtgcttgctgcCCTGCTCGTTACACACTGCTGGGATCCTTTTACATCACTATTAGacacttacatttaaaaacaacgtGTGGGGGTGCATCTGGCTCACATGCTTCACACAGACCTGATCTGATCCGTCGGTCTGAACCCTAAAACCAGACTCAAGAAGACCACATTCAGGCGTCCAAATCAGATCAGGTCTTAAAAGTAAATTGTCCTAAACTGGACAGTTAGTTCCAGTTTCAACACAGTTTGTGGTATCCTTGACAACTGGTAGACGTGGTTACTCCGACACTTTGACCCGGAAAACAACCCGACCCATGAACTTGTCCCGGTCGTCGTCGTTACGCAGGTTGGTTCCCTCGAGTTTACACTCCACCGTCTGCTCCACGTTCAGGTCTTCTCTGGAGAGCAGCAACTGCACGGCAACCAGCGGCTGCACGTAGTCCGCCTGGGGGGGAGAGTTTTGTGAAACTACATTTCTAAATATTATTAACTTATTACCTTTACCGACCACACATCTTTACTCACATGAGCTTTGTTTCCGTAGTACGGGAAGAACATTTTATCCAGACGAGCATCTGATGGGTAGAACTGCATCCGTAAGGGACTGGCTCTCTTCACAAAGAAATACACAGGGTTTCCTTATTTGTGTATATAataggtagtgtgtgtgtgtgtgtgtgtgtgtgtgtgtgtgtgtgtttgtgtgtgtgtgtttgtgtgtgtgtgtgtgtgtgtgtgttttaccttgGCAGTACAGTTTATGTAGGGGTCTCCTTGTGGTTTCAGTCCGATGACCTGCAAACAGTTTTATTCATTAAACTAAAGTATTATTTCTTATATTATTGTtctattaatatttttataatttgtatgtTGAGAATTCactgaaataaaatcagaatCTCTCTGAACGCAATACTTGTTAAATTAGATTAACCTCTGCAGatatactctgtgtgtgtgtgtgtgtgttggggggaaGGTAACCTGCACGTCACATTATGTGATATTTAGCTTTGGCTAAATACAATATTTAGCCAAGAAATTACCCTACGCTTTTGACTGCTTTTTTCTAGAAAACTAATCAAACTAGAAGACCGGTCCAACTAGGAGACCACTCCGACCAGAAGACCAGTCCAACCAGAAGACCAGTCCAACTAGAAGACCAGTCCAACTAGAAGACCAGTCCGACCAGAAGACCAGTCCAACTAGAAGACCAGTCCAACTAGAAGACCAGTCCAACTAGAAGACCAGTCCAACTAGAAGACCAGTCCGACTAGCAAAAATAATCAAACGGAAATAGATGTCAGAAACATGCCGGAGCAAACCACTGATGTGGGTGTTTTTGTGCTCCACATGTTTCTATACCCTGTGTGATGAATTGTGCTCCGTGTGTTTCTAGAGGCCGTGTGTGATGAATTGTGCTCCACATGTTTCTATAGGCCGTGTGATGAAATGTGCTCCACATGTTTCTATAGGCCGTGTGATCAATTGTGCTCCACATGTTTCTATAGGCCGTGTGATGAATTGTGCTCCACATGTTTCTATACCCTGTGTGATGAATTGTGCTCCACATGTTTCTATACCCTGTGTGATGAATTGTGCTCCACATGTTTCTATACCCTGTGTGATGAATTGTGCTCCACATGTTTCTATAGGCCGTGTGATGAAATGTGCTCCACATGTTTCTATAGGCCGTGTGATGAAtgtgctctgtgtgtttctATAGGCCGTGTGTTGAAATGTGCTCCACATTTTCTATAGGCCGTGTGATGAAATGTCCTCCGTGTGTTTCTATAGGCCGTGTGATGAAATGTGCTCCACATGTTTCTATACCCTGTGTGATGAAATGTGCTCCACATGTTTCTATACCCTGTGTGATGAAATGTGCTCCGTGTGTTTCTATAGGCCGTCCAACGACATGTGCGCCGCAAGTTTccaacttttatttaaaagagtTAAGACTTCCATGTTCCTCTTCACTTTCTTGTACATTAACAACGGAGCCAGAAAGACTTCCTGTTGCTGTCATTAGTGCTGCGTTGGTTTCTCATAGACAGACATCCTGATGGATGGACTTAACCATCATAACAGTGCTTCACTGACCCGGTTCATCTTGATGATGATGCACGGTTTCCCCTCAGCAAATCCAAAGCTGGAGTCGCGCAGCCCGGAGCACTGACTCAGCATACTGCGCTTAAACTGACAAACCTTCTTGATTGGCTCCTCGTCCTGTTCAGTGTATTCACCCACCAAACACAAGTCGTTCCGCTCCTGGATAGTGTCATTGTAACCTGCAgagaaaaacattcaaaatgtgGTGTCTGATGAGAGAAATTGGCGTCCTCTCAAACTAAAGACTAGTATATACGTTAATTCTAGGAGGGAACCAATCAGCATGTCAGCTGTGGAGAGGCTATCCCCCCCGCTGGATGTCCACAGGTAGATTCAGTGTGATAGAGTCATCTTAAAGAGTTCATTACCATGTCAGAATGATGATTGTGATACATTGAATCTCTTAGTTTGTTTTCTTGGTTACATAAACATATAATCACTCTTATCTACCTGACCCGTCTACCTGCTCACCTGTAGCCGCCCGTTTACCTGCCTGGTTACATAAACATATGATCACTCTCATCAGGAAATGTCTGTAGGACAtcacaaaaaactgttttgtgtcAAATGACTGATGGACTTTGTAAATGGTTGATTCTCCCTGTTCTCATGTCTTCTCCCCTGCTTTCCTCAAACCGTCCACTAGATGTCCTGAGACTCTGTCCTGAGATCATTCctgtcccccccctccccacacacacacctatgcaACGTTCAGCCCTGACAACACATTAAACATGTGTTGAAACTCAACACCCTGCTGTCTTTTTAGATGGAGTTCAACCAGAAAACCAAGACTCTGATTGGCTCCAGATCCACCTTCCTCATCCTTGCTGAACATGTCAACACCATCAAATACCAACTCCGTGCTTCCTGCCTCCATGGTGGTTCAACATGCTCACGCTCACTTCCCCTAACCACTTGCCCGCTGCCATTTTAAGTGTTGTTCCAATTGTCTGACAAACTGAAGTAGACTTGATGAGATGGACCCTCCGATGGCTGAGGAGACAAGTGAACAACGATGGACACTCCAGAGGTGGATTGCACCCACAATCCATTGCAATTATGCATTTTGAACAAGACCAGCCATCCATGGTTGGGTGGCCGGGATGTACAACCACTAAAAGTACTGTTGCTGACCACCAAAGAAGGAAATGAATGAACTTTATAGTTTCCTCGTTGTTAGCTTAATTTACTTCGACATGTAATATAACTAATgtcatttaatatttaacttatTTTGTGTTGCGCCTTTCATACATGAATACTTTACAAAATGAGAAATGCATGTTATAAGCAGACAGAATACACAAAACAGGGATAGAACGTGATAACAGTAAAATGGATAAAACAATTTACTTGATTATTTATGAGCCTTCAACTTGCAGTCAATCAGGATTGTTTCTgctaaaagtaaagaaaggCAGGTGTGTTCCCATCTACCTGCTGACCTGTAGCCACCCGTCTACCTGACCGTCTACCTGATCACCTGTAGCCACCCGTCTACCTGCTCACCTGTAGCCACCTGTCTACCTGATCACCTGTAGCCACCCGTCTACCTGCTCACCTGTAGCC includes these proteins:
- the LOC116678424 gene encoding sodium/potassium-transporting ATPase subunit beta-3 — encoded protein: MSSSLQEQNQEQNQEQNQEHKGDVKEDMKLEDKQNQSEERKAEKWEENNKEEPKESWKDCIYNPRTGEFIGRTASSWGLILLFYLVFYGFLAGMFSLTMWVMLQTLDDNVPRYQDRVANPGLVIRPHAAEISFNRSDPMNYNQYIQNLHELLQRYNDTIQERNDLCLVGEYTEQDEEPIKKVCQFKRSMLSQCSGLRDSSFGFAEGKPCIIIKMNRVIGLKPQGDPYINCTAKRASPLRMQFYPSDARLDKMFFPYYGNKAHADYVQPLVAVQLLLSREDLNVEQTVECKLEGTNLRNDDDRDKFMGRVVFRVKVSE